Proteins encoded in a region of the Apilactobacillus apisilvae genome:
- a CDS encoding LTA synthase family protein, whose protein sequence is MKYLRTKLSTRIGFFSLLVFLFWLKTIYAYFYDFQLGINSPFEYIVALINPVATTLFMFGIAMYIKPSRLFYPIILILDILNTVLLYLNVIYFREFTDFMTISTMTGYSKVNQGLSGSSLALTMPHDIFFWTDIVIVLLLLLFRFIRIDKNNFGFKKSFTITSIAVLLFTINLSLGEMDRPQLLTRTFDRTYIVKYLGIDSFTMYDAIKQQHNNDLRAMATKSEMNDVLKYTRKHYAEPNKKMFGIAKHRNVIVIHLESFQQFLINKKVNGKEVTPFLNSLYKNKSTYSFDNFFHQVGQGKTSDAENMLETSTFGLPQGSLFTQFGSDNVFQAAPAILKQQGNYNSAVFHGNVASFWNRNSVYKNMGYQYFFDSSYYDTSGDKSLGYGLKDKLLFKDSIKYLQRLQQPFYAKYITVTNHFPYTLDAEDSNFKTTNTGDSNVDNYFKTAHYLDQSVKEFYNYLNKTGLLKKSIIMLYGDHYGISNSENPNLAKAIGKNPDNWNDFDNAQLQRVPLMFNIPGNKGGYIDHTYGGEIDVLPTLLHLLGINTNQYVQFGTDLFSNDHDTVVAFRNRDWVSTKYTSIGGTIYNNKNGKVINPSPSKRRVFNKMQARVNTELSFSDELNEQNLLRFYNPSGFTPVNPKDYSYTNGLQKEKGKETELGNKSNSLWSKNKGTSTENLYKTDAPELMHQNTGSSKLNKSKQNLDN, encoded by the coding sequence ATTAAATACCTTCGCACAAAATTGAGTACTCGAATAGGATTTTTTAGTCTACTAGTATTTCTCTTTTGGCTAAAAACTATATACGCATATTTTTATGATTTTCAATTAGGAATAAATAGCCCATTTGAATATATTGTAGCTTTAATAAATCCGGTTGCAACAACATTATTTATGTTCGGAATTGCAATGTACATTAAACCCAGCCGATTATTCTACCCTATAATATTAATTTTAGATATATTAAATACTGTATTATTGTATTTAAACGTTATCTACTTTCGTGAATTCACTGATTTTATGACCATAAGTACCATGACTGGTTATTCAAAAGTTAATCAAGGACTCAGTGGTTCATCACTAGCTTTAACAATGCCCCACGATATTTTCTTTTGGACTGATATTGTAATTGTTTTATTATTATTATTATTTAGATTTATTAGAATAGATAAAAATAATTTTGGATTTAAAAAGTCTTTTACAATAACTTCAATAGCAGTTTTATTATTCACTATTAATTTATCATTAGGTGAAATGGATCGACCACAGTTACTAACTAGAACTTTTGATCGAACTTACATAGTAAAATACTTAGGAATTGATTCTTTCACTATGTATGATGCAATTAAGCAACAACACAATAACGATTTAAGAGCAATGGCTACTAAGTCAGAAATGAATGACGTATTAAAATATACTCGTAAACATTATGCAGAACCAAATAAAAAAATGTTTGGTATCGCTAAACATCGTAATGTGATTGTTATTCATTTGGAGAGTTTCCAACAATTTCTGATTAATAAAAAAGTAAATGGTAAAGAGGTTACACCATTTTTAAACAGTCTTTATAAGAATAAATCAACATATTCATTTGACAACTTTTTCCATCAAGTTGGACAAGGTAAGACTTCAGATGCAGAGAATATGCTAGAAACTAGTACATTTGGACTACCACAGGGGTCATTATTTACCCAATTTGGTAGTGATAATGTCTTCCAAGCAGCCCCTGCTATTCTAAAACAACAGGGAAACTATAATAGCGCTGTTTTTCATGGTAACGTTGCCAGTTTCTGGAATCGTAATAGTGTTTATAAAAATATGGGATATCAATATTTCTTTGATTCTAGTTATTATGATACTTCTGGTGATAAGTCTTTAGGATATGGCTTAAAAGATAAACTATTATTTAAAGATTCAATTAAGTATTTGCAAAGATTGCAACAGCCTTTTTATGCAAAATATATCACTGTAACTAATCATTTTCCTTATACTTTAGATGCTGAAGACTCTAACTTTAAAACCACTAATACTGGTGATAGTAATGTAGATAATTATTTCAAGACCGCCCATTATTTAGATCAATCAGTTAAAGAGTTTTATAATTATTTGAATAAAACTGGTCTACTTAAAAAATCAATAATCATGTTATACGGTGATCATTATGGAATTTCTAATTCTGAAAACCCTAACTTAGCAAAAGCAATCGGCAAAAATCCAGACAATTGGAATGATTTTGATAACGCTCAACTACAAAGAGTTCCATTAATGTTTAACATTCCTGGTAATAAAGGTGGCTATATCGATCATACTTATGGTGGTGAAATCGATGTTCTACCTACTTTACTACATTTATTAGGAATTAATACTAATCAATATGTTCAGTTTGGAACCGACCTATTTTCAAACGACCATGATACTGTTGTTGCATTTAGAAATCGCGATTGGGTAAGTACCAAATACACTTCAATCGGTGGAACTATCTACAACAATAAAAATGGTAAAGTTATTAACCCTAGCCCTAGCAAACGTCGCGTATTTAATAAAATGCAAGCACGAGTTAATACTGAACTGTCCTTTTCAGACGAATTAAATGAACAAAACTTACTTCGTTTCTATAATCCAAGTGGTTTTACACCTGTTAATCCCAAAGATTATAGTTATACTAATGGCTTACAAAAAGAAAAAGGAAAAGAAACTGAATTAGGTAATAAGTCAAATAGTCTTTGGAGTAAAAACAAAGGAACCTCAACAGAAAATCTATATAAAACCGATGCACCTGAACTAATGCATCAAAATACTGGTTCTTCTAAATTAAACAAATCAAAACAAAATTTAGATAATTAA
- a CDS encoding alpha/beta hydrolase, with product MHSKKRKIIIGIVLFLEAIAFVTSTLWVFRGRVLNDVKVEKSRTATIFIPGFGGNAVSTDDFINQFNDHGIAKRALRIYISKDGKVSTMKQYVKKIKRNNPLVQLIFQDNTHPEKQADQMVNVMSYLKNKYDIKSVNFLGHSSGGTIAYEYMVKHPHQKNAPEANKFVSIANDYNPHDKRVKNLPRTLHVLNIAGEIYNVGTDGEEAVNIVKPMGKLVKPYVKSYQFYLYQAGPLSAEHSMLHENPSLDKIIAEFLFNKHSKL from the coding sequence ATGCACAGCAAAAAAAGAAAAATTATCATCGGAATTGTTTTGTTTTTGGAAGCAATTGCGTTCGTAACATCAACACTTTGGGTCTTTAGAGGGCGTGTTTTAAACGACGTAAAGGTTGAAAAAAGCAGAACAGCAACTATATTCATCCCTGGATTCGGTGGTAATGCCGTTTCAACTGATGATTTTATTAATCAATTTAATGATCATGGAATCGCTAAGCGAGCTCTACGTATTTACATCTCTAAAGATGGCAAAGTTTCAACTATGAAACAATATGTAAAGAAAATTAAGCGCAATAATCCATTAGTCCAATTAATTTTCCAAGATAATACTCATCCTGAAAAACAAGCGGATCAAATGGTTAACGTTATGTCATACTTAAAGAATAAATACGATATTAAATCGGTTAACTTCCTTGGTCATTCATCTGGTGGAACTATTGCGTATGAGTATATGGTTAAGCATCCACATCAAAAAAATGCCCCCGAAGCCAATAAGTTTGTAAGTATCGCCAATGATTATAATCCTCACGACAAACGAGTAAAGAATTTACCACGTACCCTCCATGTGTTAAACATTGCCGGAGAAATCTATAACGTTGGTACCGATGGTGAAGAAGCTGTGAACATTGTTAAACCAATGGGCAAATTGGTTAAACCGTATGTAAAGAGTTACCAGTTCTATCTATATCAAGCTGGTCCACTTTCAGCGGAACACTCGATGTTACATGAAAATCCTAGTTTAGACAAAATAATTGCCGAATTTTTATTTAATAAACATTCAAAATTATAA
- the nhaC gene encoding Na+/H+ antiporter NhaC, translated as MENKKPKVSLLEGIIVLLIMICMMSFGVIGLGISPEVPILVGILLLVFWAKFRGFQWDDIDEGFIVGVKNGIVPLFIFILIGSLIAVWIASGVIPSLMVFGFHLINVNWFLPSIFLVCALVGTAIGSAFTVISTLGIAFMGIGITMGINPAMIAGAVISGAVFGDKSSPLSATVNLASAVAGADLIAHIKNLMWSTIPAMVGSFIIFVFLNHSSGSASLGNVSKTVATLNSNFNITIWAVVPVALLLICAWSHIPTIPTLFINIIASSILLFIEHPHFGIIKLNDLILNGFVSKTGNKSVDVLLSRGGISSMMGTISLIMIALAFGGLLMHLGIIDAVINPLAKRLNSDAKLIVTVIFTAIGVNIFVGEQFLSEILPANAFKNVFKKAGLAPVALSRALEDGGTVINYLVPWGVAGAFISATLNVPASHFAPFVFLSILSPIFSILSAVTGIGIKHLKK; from the coding sequence ATGGAAAATAAAAAACCAAAAGTAAGTTTATTAGAAGGAATTATAGTCTTATTAATAATGATTTGTATGATGTCATTTGGTGTAATTGGATTAGGCATTTCACCTGAAGTACCAATTTTAGTTGGTATCTTATTGCTAGTCTTTTGGGCTAAATTTAGAGGATTTCAATGGGATGATATTGATGAAGGCTTTATAGTTGGGGTTAAAAATGGAATTGTACCTTTATTTATATTTATATTAATTGGTAGTTTAATTGCTGTGTGGATTGCATCAGGAGTTATTCCCAGTTTAATGGTATTTGGTTTTCATTTGATTAATGTTAATTGGTTCTTACCATCAATATTTTTGGTTTGTGCATTGGTAGGAACTGCGATTGGGAGTGCTTTTACTGTTATTTCAACTTTAGGAATTGCTTTTATGGGAATTGGAATTACAATGGGGATTAATCCAGCAATGATTGCTGGTGCAGTTATTTCAGGAGCTGTTTTTGGCGATAAATCTTCGCCATTATCAGCAACGGTTAATTTAGCATCTGCAGTAGCTGGTGCTGACTTAATAGCTCATATCAAAAACCTAATGTGGTCAACAATTCCAGCAATGGTTGGATCATTTATAATCTTTGTATTTTTAAATCATAGTAGTGGTTCTGCTAGTTTAGGTAATGTTAGCAAGACTGTCGCAACATTGAATTCTAATTTTAATATTACTATCTGGGCAGTTGTACCAGTTGCACTTCTGCTAATTTGTGCTTGGAGTCACATCCCAACGATTCCGACTTTATTCATTAATATTATTGCATCATCAATTTTATTATTTATTGAGCACCCACATTTTGGCATTATTAAGTTAAATGATTTAATTTTAAATGGTTTTGTTTCTAAAACTGGTAATAAATCCGTTGATGTTTTATTATCACGTGGTGGTATCAGTTCAATGATGGGAACTATTTCATTGATTATGATTGCGCTAGCTTTTGGTGGATTATTAATGCATTTAGGTATTATTGATGCTGTTATTAATCCGTTAGCTAAACGATTAAATTCCGATGCTAAATTAATTGTCACAGTTATCTTTACTGCAATCGGAGTTAATATTTTTGTTGGTGAACAATTTTTATCTGAAATTTTACCAGCTAATGCTTTCAAAAACGTTTTCAAAAAAGCAGGATTGGCTCCAGTTGCATTGAGTAGAGCGCTAGAAGATGGTGGAACTGTAATTAACTACTTAGTTCCTTGGGGTGTTGCTGGAGCATTTATCTCAGCAACGTTAAATGTACCGGCAAGTCATTTTGCACCATTTGTATTTCTAAGTATTCTTTCGCCAATTTTTTCTATATTAAGTGCAGTGACAGGAATTGGGATTAAACATTTGAAAAAATAA
- a CDS encoding glycoside hydrolase family 73 protein — protein MKKFKWMIGIIIILVIGFLGFKLAKSVHINMEQNQQLQNNQNQIAETQKKEAEAKHKFAVSIAEPSIKVYKKNHQVLPSIVVAQAIQESNWGTSALYKKANNIFGIKGHYKGQSIRYYTDEYVSNDTQTPKGAKIVREGDQKKVSVPATFRKYPSILEAIENHDRVIALNFIKKKNVSSYVEQAKMLQENGYATDPNYSKSLINLIRQYNLEKYDDKAVNG, from the coding sequence ATGAAGAAGTTTAAATGGATGATTGGAATCATCATAATTTTAGTGATTGGTTTTTTGGGATTTAAATTAGCTAAATCTGTGCATATTAATATGGAGCAAAATCAACAGTTGCAAAATAATCAGAACCAAATTGCTGAGACGCAAAAGAAAGAAGCAGAAGCTAAACACAAATTTGCTGTTAGTATTGCTGAACCATCAATCAAAGTTTATAAAAAGAACCATCAAGTACTTCCAAGTATTGTTGTAGCTCAAGCAATTCAAGAATCTAATTGGGGAACTTCTGCACTTTATAAGAAAGCTAATAATATTTTTGGGATTAAAGGCCATTATAAAGGGCAATCAATTCGTTATTATACTGATGAATATGTAAGTAATGACACTCAAACGCCAAAGGGCGCTAAAATTGTCCGTGAAGGTGATCAGAAAAAAGTTTCTGTTCCGGCTACTTTTAGAAAGTATCCAAGTATTTTGGAAGCAATTGAAAATCATGATCGAGTAATTGCTTTAAACTTTATTAAGAAAAAGAATGTTTCAAGTTACGTTGAACAAGCTAAGATGTTACAGGAAAATGGTTATGCAACTGATCCTAACTATTCTAAGTCCTTAATTAATCTGATTCGTCAATATAACTTAGAAAAATACGACGATAAAGCAGTAAATGGTTAA
- a CDS encoding NAD(P)/FAD-dependent oxidoreductase, which yields MTDSIYDITIIGGGPVGMFAGLYAGLRDANFQIIESLSELGGQVNALYPEKTLLDIPGQAAIKGRNLVDNLQQQLDTMNGDINLNETVTNIVKSDNVFNITTNKGTSKSKAIIIAVGNGAFNPRKLMSDGADQFEGNQLVYTAKNLDQFKDKTVLVAGGGDSAIDQALMLEKTAKKVYLLHRRNEFRGLEHMVDLLKKSSVELITPYLIKELKAAEHDQVTVVAKKMKTDDDFKEINVDKILVNYGFISNNKDMDNWNIDLEEDHHATKVNPLLESNIHNVYAVGDQAKYDGKQTIIATGFGEVPITVNAIMNDLYPDNHTPIHSTQLSN from the coding sequence ATGACAGATTCAATTTATGATATCACAATCATCGGTGGTGGTCCGGTTGGAATGTTTGCTGGATTATATGCTGGATTAAGAGATGCCAACTTTCAAATTATTGAAAGTTTATCCGAATTAGGTGGACAAGTAAATGCCTTATATCCAGAAAAGACATTGCTAGATATTCCTGGCCAAGCAGCAATCAAAGGTCGTAATTTAGTTGATAATTTACAACAACAATTAGACACCATGAATGGTGATATTAATCTCAATGAAACGGTTACTAATATTGTTAAGTCTGATAATGTTTTTAACATTACTACTAATAAGGGTACTAGTAAATCAAAAGCAATTATTATTGCAGTTGGGAATGGTGCTTTTAATCCACGTAAGTTAATGTCAGATGGTGCTGATCAATTTGAAGGAAACCAACTGGTTTATACTGCTAAAAATCTAGATCAATTTAAAGATAAAACTGTTTTAGTCGCCGGTGGTGGTGATTCAGCAATCGATCAAGCACTAATGTTGGAAAAAACTGCTAAAAAAGTTTATTTGCTACATCGTCGTAATGAATTTCGTGGTTTAGAACATATGGTTGATCTATTGAAGAAGTCTTCAGTAGAATTAATTACACCATATTTAATTAAAGAACTAAAAGCAGCTGAACATGATCAAGTGACAGTTGTTGCTAAAAAGATGAAAACCGATGATGATTTTAAGGAAATTAATGTTGATAAAATTTTAGTTAACTATGGATTTATTTCTAACAATAAGGATATGGATAACTGGAACATTGATTTAGAAGAAGATCATCATGCTACCAAAGTTAACCCACTTTTAGAATCTAACATCCACAATGTTTATGCTGTTGGTGATCAAGCCAAATATGATGGTAAGCAAACAATTATTGCAACTGGTTTTGGTGAAGTGCCAATTACGGTAAATGCAATTATGAATGATTTGTATCCAGATAATCATACACCTATTCACAGTACTCAATTATCAAATTAA
- a CDS encoding MerR family transcriptional regulator, with product MNNGAKMIFPKALNLDNLIFRIGEVSKMLNVSTRQLRYWEQKGYIQSMRNKCGESRVFDMKNFMCINLMKYYLNQGFTLAKSHEFAKQNLKNMKLLRNFMTNSFQGIENVNDRPAINLGYFDKEQTSILYGFIDNEDSVSYKVIKK from the coding sequence ATGAATAATGGAGCAAAAATGATTTTTCCTAAGGCCTTAAACTTAGATAATCTTATTTTTAGAATTGGTGAAGTTAGTAAAATGCTAAATGTATCAACTAGACAATTAAGATATTGGGAACAAAAAGGCTACATTCAATCTATGCGAAATAAATGTGGTGAATCACGTGTCTTTGATATGAAAAACTTTATGTGTATTAATTTAATGAAATATTATTTAAATCAAGGATTCACGCTTGCTAAATCACATGAATTTGCAAAACAAAATTTAAAAAATATGAAATTACTGAGAAACTTTATGACTAATTCTTTTCAAGGAATAGAAAATGTAAATGATAGACCAGCCATTAATTTAGGATATTTTGATAAAGAACAGACTTCAATCTTATATGGTTTTATAGATAATGAGGATTCAGTTAGTTATAAAGTTATTAAAAAATAA
- the apf gene encoding aggregation-promoting factor: MIKPKNIKSILFATAAAAGLFIAGGTAANADQNSNSNVQQTQVASTNTITVQSGDSLWSLAQKHNVSLDSLEQANNNVSNNTIYVGEKLVLPTDSQQVVLGDNVQSQPQNQTQSAQTNNQTQSAQTNNQNQSTNNYTTSSSDNSAKEWIASHESTGSYEASNGQYYGRYQISKASLNGDYSQANQEKVADQYVNSRYGSWENAKSFWQQNGWY, encoded by the coding sequence ATTATTAAACCAAAAAATATCAAATCAATTTTATTTGCAACTGCTGCCGCTGCCGGATTATTTATTGCCGGTGGAACTGCTGCTAATGCGGACCAAAATTCAAATTCTAATGTACAACAAACACAAGTAGCTTCAACAAATACAATTACTGTTCAATCTGGGGACTCATTGTGGAGTTTAGCTCAAAAACACAATGTTTCATTAGATTCTTTAGAACAAGCAAACAATAACGTTTCAAATAACACTATTTATGTTGGTGAAAAATTAGTATTACCTACTGATTCACAACAAGTAGTTTTAGGTGATAATGTGCAATCACAACCCCAAAATCAAACACAATCTGCACAAACCAATAATCAAACACAATCTGCACAAACCAATAATCAAAATCAATCAACTAATAATTATACTACTTCTAGCAGTGATAATTCTGCTAAAGAATGGATTGCATCTCATGAATCTACAGGTTCATACGAAGCTTCAAACGGCCAATATTATGGTAGATATCAAATATCTAAAGCTTCTTTAAATGGTGACTACTCTCAAGCAAATCAAGAAAAAGTAGCTGATCAATATGTGAACTCACGTTATGGATCATGGGAAAATGCTAAGTCATTCTGGCAACAAAATGGTTGGTACTAA
- the apf gene encoding aggregation-promoting factor, which produces MLFATAAVAGLFIAGASSANADQTTSSSNGQQVTVQSGDTLWSLAQKHNVSLSSLEQANNKTSDFMIYVGEQLQLPTNASDTSAQQQTTQAQPVQQETQAQSQPQQQTTQTADTSSTASTDTNSAKEWIANKESSGSYNASNGQYYGRYQLDKSYLNGDYSEANQERVANQYVTSRYGSWANAQSFWQQNGWY; this is translated from the coding sequence ATGTTATTTGCAACAGCTGCTGTTGCTGGTTTATTTATCGCTGGTGCAAGTTCTGCTAACGCTGATCAAACTACTTCAAGTTCAAATGGACAACAAGTTACTGTTCAATCTGGTGATACTTTATGGAGCTTAGCTCAAAAACACAACGTATCTCTATCTTCATTAGAACAAGCAAATAACAAAACATCTGATTTTATGATCTATGTTGGTGAACAATTACAATTACCAACTAATGCTTCAGATACAAGTGCTCAACAACAAACAACTCAGGCACAACCTGTCCAACAAGAAACACAAGCACAAAGTCAACCTCAACAACAAACCACACAAACAGCTGATACTAGTTCAACTGCATCAACTGATACTAACTCAGCTAAAGAATGGATTGCTAACAAAGAGTCAAGTGGTTCATATAATGCTTCAAATGGCCAATACTATGGTCGTTACCAATTAGACAAGAGCTACCTAAATGGTGACTACTCTGAAGCCAACCAAGAAAGAGTTGCTAATCAATATGTAACTTCACGTTATGGATCATGGGCTAATGCACAATCATTCTGGCAACAAAATGGTTGGTATTAA
- a CDS encoding ion channel, with translation MKRFQNKKIELIYSIFIILVALLSVALVFLDYFHFINIYHGILFKIYYGIWVFYILDYISGFFMAKNKKQFLLETALDLVSLIPAHPVFVIFRLYRVIRIIRHYNIFWKFGWDGKITSGLHRFIYDTGFIYLFSVSIVILILSALIFSYFEHYNLSTSLWWAITTATTVGYGDIAPQTAGGRCIAVFLMFGGVGFIGLLTSTITDFFTHDSSNATDDKIDQLSQQIQQLTNQVDNLQKNLNKKNTPQKRSIKKHH, from the coding sequence ATGAAAAGATTTCAAAACAAAAAGATTGAATTAATATACAGTATTTTTATTATTTTAGTAGCACTATTATCAGTGGCTTTAGTATTTCTAGATTACTTTCACTTTATAAACATTTATCATGGGATTTTATTCAAAATTTATTATGGAATTTGGGTATTTTATATTCTAGACTATATCAGTGGATTTTTTATGGCAAAAAATAAAAAGCAATTCTTACTAGAAACTGCCCTAGATTTAGTTTCATTAATTCCTGCTCATCCTGTCTTTGTAATTTTTCGATTATATAGAGTTATTAGGATAATTCGTCACTATAATATTTTCTGGAAATTTGGCTGGGATGGTAAAATAACTAGCGGATTACACAGATTTATATATGACACTGGATTTATATATTTATTTTCCGTCAGTATTGTTATTTTAATTTTAAGTGCATTAATTTTTTCATATTTTGAGCATTATAATTTATCAACATCCCTTTGGTGGGCAATAACAACTGCTACCACTGTTGGTTATGGAGATATTGCACCTCAAACTGCTGGCGGAAGATGTATTGCCGTCTTTCTAATGTTTGGTGGGGTTGGCTTTATTGGTTTATTAACATCAACCATTACTGATTTTTTTACTCATGATAGTAGCAATGCTACCGATGATAAAATTGATCAATTAAGTCAACAAATTCAACAACTAACTAATCAAGTTGATAATTTACAAAAAAATTTAAATAAAAAAAATACTCCTCAAAAGAGGAGTATTAAAAAACATCATTAA
- a CDS encoding TerC family protein, translating to MNVITSEDAWIVILSLVLIECLLSVDNAVVLAAQTQVLPNKKEQEESLFYGIWGSYVFRFLIIGLGTFLIHLWEIKIIGGLYLFYLAYKHFFGREKPKKNLANKAKPGSRKQFWMTVAQIEFMDIVFSVDSVLAALAISSNPVVVLIGGLIGILCMRGIAEVIMLVMKKIPELKSMAYFLIAVIALKLVLSIPAIDIEIPPLQFGLIVLATFAITIIIHFVRRKK from the coding sequence ATGAATGTTATAACTTCTGAAGATGCTTGGATTGTTATCCTATCTTTGGTATTGATTGAATGTTTATTATCTGTTGATAATGCTGTTGTTTTAGCGGCGCAAACACAAGTACTACCAAACAAAAAAGAACAAGAAGAATCTTTATTCTATGGTATTTGGGGTTCTTATGTGTTTAGATTTCTAATAATTGGGCTAGGAACGTTCCTTATTCATCTGTGGGAAATTAAAATCATTGGTGGATTGTATCTGTTTTATTTAGCATATAAACACTTCTTTGGTCGCGAAAAGCCTAAGAAAAATTTGGCTAATAAAGCTAAGCCTGGTAGTAGAAAACAATTTTGGATGACAGTGGCACAAATTGAATTTATGGATATTGTTTTCTCTGTCGATTCCGTTTTAGCTGCTCTTGCTATTTCATCTAATCCAGTAGTTGTTTTAATTGGTGGATTAATTGGAATTTTATGTATGCGTGGAATTGCTGAAGTTATCATGTTAGTTATGAAGAAAATTCCAGAATTGAAATCAATGGCTTATTTCTTAATTGCAGTAATCGCATTGAAATTAGTATTGTCAATTCCAGCAATTGATATTGAAATACCACCATTACAATTTGGATTAATTGTTTTAGCTACATTTGCTATAACAATTATTATTCACTTTGTACGTCGAAAAAAGTAA
- a CDS encoding aggregation-promoting factor C-terminal-like domain-containing protein: MLLYIFYRSVLIGKSNYYFIFSFIVILLLGSISIFRNSIDTKANDNSIVTVKSGDTLENLSDRYNVFISMLEKTNNKYDDNQLLAGDHLLLPLASGDKNDSKPKAKNNDVKVKKESTQKQQTVAKESEEQIWNQANADAKAWISFHESTDSYTAQNGQYYGRYQLDRNYLAGDYSPDNQERVANQYVSDRYGSWVNAKAHWEANNWY; this comes from the coding sequence TTGCTATTATATATTTTTTATAGGAGTGTTCTTATCGGTAAGTCTAATTATTATTTTATTTTCTCTTTTATCGTGATTCTTTTATTAGGATCAATTTCTATTTTTCGTAATTCTATAGATACTAAAGCTAATGACAATTCTATAGTTACTGTGAAGTCTGGCGATACTCTGGAAAACCTGTCAGATAGATATAATGTTTTTATTTCTATGTTAGAAAAGACCAATAATAAATATGATGACAATCAATTATTGGCAGGGGATCATTTATTATTACCACTTGCTTCTGGTGATAAAAATGATTCCAAACCTAAAGCAAAAAATAACGATGTTAAGGTTAAAAAAGAATCTACTCAAAAGCAGCAAACTGTTGCTAAAGAATCTGAGGAACAAATTTGGAATCAAGCTAATGCTGATGCTAAAGCTTGGATTTCTTTTCATGAGTCGACTGATTCTTATACTGCACAAAATGGTCAATATTATGGCCGTTATCAGTTAGATCGCAATTATCTTGCTGGTGATTATTCACCTGACAACCAGGAAAGAGTTGCTAATCAATATGTGTCAGATCGATATGGATCATGGGTAAATGCCAAAGCACATTGGGAAGCTAATAACTGGTATTAA
- a CDS encoding C40 family peptidase → MKKYFTKLAFTLVAFTSLLFMGSAMNNNAHADSNNDFQQVYSVAKSKLGSPYIYGATGSNAFDCSGFTSYVYKNSLGIKLPRTAQAQYNASNKVSRNNLQKGDLVFIGGSTASIYHVGMYVGNGKMIDAQNRGVVSENINAPWWNVVGYGHVDTND, encoded by the coding sequence ATGAAAAAATATTTTACAAAACTAGCGTTTACATTAGTTGCATTTACTTCACTATTATTTATGGGATCAGCAATGAACAATAATGCCCATGCTGATTCTAATAATGACTTTCAACAAGTTTATTCAGTAGCAAAATCAAAATTAGGTAGTCCATACATATACGGAGCTACTGGATCAAATGCATTTGATTGTTCAGGCTTCACAAGTTACGTTTATAAAAATTCTTTAGGTATTAAATTACCAAGAACTGCGCAAGCTCAATATAATGCTTCCAATAAAGTGTCACGTAATAACTTACAAAAAGGTGATTTAGTATTTATTGGTGGTTCTACAGCAAGCATCTATCACGTTGGAATGTACGTTGGTAATGGAAAAATGATTGATGCTCAAAACCGTGGTGTAGTTAGCGAAAACATCAATGCTCCTTGGTGGAATGTCGTTGGTTACGGTCACGTTGATACAAACGATTAA
- the trxA gene encoding thioredoxin: MSVKITRNNLSAETDNKITVIDFWAPWCNPCKMMEPVMNKMEEQFSEDIHFGQINVDGNEDIAESYKVMGLPSIVLFKNGKAVEKVTGLYSSEKMAHYLNRKLDEV; the protein is encoded by the coding sequence ATTTCAGTTAAGATTACTAGAAATAATTTATCAGCCGAAACTGATAATAAAATAACGGTTATCGATTTTTGGGCACCTTGGTGTAACCCATGTAAAATGATGGAACCAGTTATGAACAAAATGGAAGAGCAATTTTCAGAAGATATTCATTTTGGTCAAATAAATGTTGATGGAAATGAAGATATTGCTGAAAGTTACAAAGTAATGGGACTACCAAGTATTGTCTTATTTAAAAATGGGAAGGCTGTTGAAAAAGTAACCGGATTATATTCTAGCGAAAAAATGGCCCACTACTTAAATCGCAAATTGGACGAAGTTTAA